From the genome of Thiovibrio frasassiensis:
CAAAACCCAGGTCAAGGAAGGCACTTTCCGGGTAATGGGCGGGGCGATGGCCAAGGATGCCCCCCAGAATTTCAAAACCGAAACCCCCACCGCCACCATAGGCATCCGGGGCTCCATGTATGCCTTCAGGTCAACGGTGCAACAACTTTCCGTGGTCTTTCAAGGCGGCAGAGGCATTGACATATTCAACGACCTGGGTCGGGTCGCCATCACCACCCCCGGCTTCGGCACCCATGTCATGCTGAACACTCCGCCAGCGCCTCCTTCCAGATTCACGGAACAGGAGCTCAAAAGACTCAACCAGCAGCTCAACGGCAACGGCGACTCTTCCGGCAATGGAGGAGGGGGAAATCTCAACTCGTTCACCGCGCCGCTTACCGTGCCGCCACCGCCGCAACTCCCCCCGACCAATGAGCTCCCTGGTGCCCCGGCCACCCCCTTCGCTCTTTCCACCAACGCCGTTATCAATACAAGTTTTGTTGGTACCTACACAGGTGGAATAGACGCAAATTACACGGACAATAACGTCGTTACGCCCTTGACTGGTACTTTTAACCTGACGGCAAATTTCGCCTCACAATCCATCACCGGCGACATTAATCTCAACCATATCGATCACACTGCCTTTGATAACTATGGCATTAGCGGCGTGTCAATTACTTCCACTCCTACCTCGAATTCGTTCACTGGTTCAGTCGTATCAAGTAGTGAATCAATCATCGGCTCGTTCACGGGTGCATTCTATGGACCCGCAGCAGAGGTGGTAAAAGGCGGCTTCTCAGGAAGTGAAAATGGCGTGACAGTCAACGGCACCTTTGGCGGCAACCGGACAACAACGCTCATACAATAAACGACCTTCCGCCTCACAGCCCAAGCCACTTTTAACCATTTTCGCCCTTTAAAAGCGTCCAGCCTAGGTTTCCAGGCTGGACGCTTTTGCTTTCTGTTTCTTTTTACCAAAAAAAAGTTATGCCGATAGGGTGTTATCCGGTATAATTTTTTATCGTCAAATGTCCATTTGCCCTACAGCCGACTGCTTCAGGAATCTGTTATGACCCAATTTAATTTTATTGCCGTGATACTCATTGCCCTCCATCTTTTTTTGGGCCAAGCCGTTGCCGCAGAAGGGACATCCACCCCATTCTCTCTTGGAAAACAGTATGTTGATCAGGGCCGTTTTGAGGAGGCGTACAGCGAACTGCACAAAGCATTTCGCTTGGACCCGGGCAATCCGGAACTCAATTTCCTTCTCGGTCGAGCCGCCTTTGAAACCGGACGATACGAAGAAGCGGTCATGGCCTACGAACGGGTACTCATCGCCGACCCCGAGGCATCCCGGGTCAAGCTCGAACTTGCCCGCACCCACCTCAAGCTCGGCACCCGGGAACTGGCCAAGCAGTACTTCAAGGAGGTGCTTGCCACCAACCCGCCGCAACAGGTGTGGAAAAATATCGAAAAATTCCTCGCCTCCATTGAGGCCTCAGAGCGGAAACATTTTGTTAACGGCACCTTCACCTTCGGCCACGCCTGGGACTCCAACGCCCGTTCCGCCCCGGTGAGCAGCCAGATCTCTGCAGGTCTTTTCGAATTTCAACTCACCGGCGCAAGCGCCACCCCTGAGAGCGACCAGATCAATAACACCACCCTGGTTCTCAATCATGTGTACAAAAACGAAGAGTACCCCTTCTTGTGGAAAACCGCGGCAACCTCATACAATGCCCTGTACCAAAGCCTGCATGATCTCGACGTAAATTATCTTGGCCTGGCCACCGGCCCGGTTTTTCAGAAGGACAACTACATCTGGGATATCCAAGCACTCGGCTCTGGTGTCGATGTGGAACACGACCGCTACCAGAGCGCCTATGGCGCATCCTCATCCCTGACCGTCTTTTTCTCGGAGAAAATGATGGGCGCCTTTGCCGCCAAGGCTGAGGAAAAAAACAATTATGTGGACCCGGAGCGGGATGCGGTCAACCTCTTGATTTCCGCAGGGCCGATCCTGCTGATCGGCGATAATCGCTTGAGCCTTTTATTCAGCAAGGAGAGAGAAAGCGCAGAGAACAAGGTCAACAGCTATGACCGTTTCGGCTGGAAACTCCGCTACGATCATCCTCTGCCCAACGATTTTGCCGCCTTTGCCGGTTTAGGTTACACCTCCACCGATTACGATACCCGCCACCCCTTCTTCTTTACCTACCGCCGCGACGATGTTCAGGAACTCAACGGTGGGGTCTCCCGTCTGCTCTGGCAGGATAAGGCAAGCAGCCAGGCGCTCATCATGCAGTTGGGACACACCTATACCTACTCGGAGTCCAATATCGGTCTTTACACCTACAGAAAGAATGTCACCGAGCTCAGCCTCACTGTGAGCTTTTGAGCAACGAGGACCGTCATGCAAAAAAGTGCTGCTCTCCCACAAATTCTCCTGCTCAGCCTGCTCTGCCTGGTTGCGCCACTCTCCTCCGTCGTCAACGCAACCCCCCAAACGGTGGCCACGGTGGTGGCTCTGCGTGGCACGGTGGTTGCCCAGGACAAAAGCGGAGCAGACCGCAACCTGAGCATCAAGAGCGATATTTTTCAGGAAGATGTTCTGAAAACCGGCAAAAACGCCAAGCTGCAGATCATGTTCACCGACAACAGCATCATCAGCCTCGGCCGCAACAGTGAGATGAAAATCGCCGAATACCGTTACCAGCCCGGGCAGAAAGACGGCGCTCTCAAAACCCAGGTCAAGGAAGGCACCTTCCGGGTGATGGGCGGGGCGCTGGCCAAGGAAGCACCCCAGAATTTCAAGACCGTTACCCCCACCGCCACCATCGGCATCCGCGGTTCCATGTATGCATTCAAGTCAACCCGGGAGTCGCTTTCCGTTCTCTTCCAGGGCGGCAAGGGCATCGAGATCTTCAACGACCAGGGCAAGGTCACCATCACCACCCCCGGTTTCGGCACCAAGGTAGTACTCAACACCGCCCCGGCAAAACCGGCCAAATTCACGGAACAGGAACTCAACGATTTAAACAAGCAGCTCAACGGCAACGGCACCAATGGCGACAATGGCGATCAGGCTGCGGCCAGCGAGAAAGGCGGCGAAGAGCAACAGCCAGCAGCGGACGCCCCACCCGCCGAGGGTGAACCGGAAGCAACGCCTGCTCCAGAACCTGCTCCGGAACCCGCACCGGCACCGGAGCCTGCCCCGCTGCCACCCCCTCCGGTTCCTCAACCCGTTCCGGTGCCGGACCCCCGCGATCTTGAATGGACGTTCCCTACGCCTCCGCCGCCCCCGAGCGATGGCATCTTCACGTTCAGTGGCGGTCTGGGAGGAACCTCGACCAAGAGTGACGGCTCCACAGAAACCTTTTCCAACAGTCTGCAGATGGGGGTGAACTGGTACAACCACAAAATCTTCGGGATTGCCTATGACGATACGGTTGAGAAAAACAAGCCGGTCTTTTTCTTTGGCACGGTGAACGGCACCACCATTTCCGACCTCAAGATCTTCGGTTCCGATGAGGGTGGCTCTTACCCTTCCAGCGATGCCGCATTTATCAGCGGCAGCGGTAGCGGCCTCTTCTCGGGCACGGCCTATGACTTCTTCAGCTTCAACGCCACGGGCAACTCCTATCTTACCAAGGGGACGCCCACCCAACCCGTGCAGGATTCCTGGATTGTGGCCGGCGGCGGCCAGCAGGTGGCTGGAGCCATGGTTCCAACGGCTCCCAAGGGCACGGAAATATGGAGTGGCTTTGTGGTGGCCTCAAGTGAGGACATGAACAACCGCCCCGTTGGCCGCCATCTCATATACAATACGAATCCGAACTCCTTTACCATGAACATCAACAAGGACGCCGGCACCATCCTCGGCACCCTGACCACCGACGTGAACGTCGGCGGCGGCTATAATATCTCCGGCATGACCGTGGGTAGCTCCTACGGCTCAGTGTACCTCAATGACCAGTACCTGGCCGCCCTGCTGGGTGGTTCCAACCTTGCGGTAAAAGAGTACGGCAATTATATGGTCGTCGAAGACCCAGCAAGACAGCTCTCCACCCATTTCACCTGGGGGTACTGGGAGGTCGCCTACGAAGAATCCTCCCTTCAACGCCAAATCAGGGTGCCGGAATCCATGTGGCTGGCGGGAAAACCCTCGACGAATTCGGTTATCAATGGGTCCTTTTCCGGCACGTACAGTGGTAAGGCCTACGGCACGATGATCAACATAGCCGATACCACCCAAATTTCTCAAATAAGTGGCTCCATGAATCTCACGGCCAACTTCACCTCCACCCCCAGCATCACCGGCAGCCTGGCCTTTACCAACGGCACCACCCTTTCTATCAGCGGCGGCGCCTATTCGGCTGACGCTTCAACGAACCGCTTCAACGCCATTCTCACGGGGGGCACCATCCAAGGCGCCTTTTACGGCACCAATGCCGAGGCCGTGGGCGGCAACTTTTACAGCTCGACCGGCGGCAATCAGTACCTCGGTATTTTCGGCGGCAACAAGTAAGCGCCTGGCCCCCGACAACACATGACGATCCCCGCCCGGCTCAAAGCATTTTTCACCCTCTCCCCCTTCAAGGTCGGCTGCCTGGTAACCCTGGCAGCCGTCCTGCTTTTCGCTTCCTTTGGCCAGCAAAAACCCGAGATCCTGCAAACCCTCGACAACCGGTTGACCGACACCATGTTCCGTTACCGGGGCACGGTTACCCCTTCCCAACCCATCGTCATCGTCGATATCGACGAAAAGAGCCTGCGGTCCATCGGCCAATGGCCATGGCCTCGACAGATCGTAGCGAAGATGGTGCACAACCTCGGCGCGGGCGGGGCAAAGGTCGTTGGCTTGGATATCGTTTTTGCCGAATCAGACCGCACCTCACCCAAAAACTTTATTGAGGAAATGCAGCAACTGCTCCCGACCCAACTCCCCCAGGAAACCCTGAACGAGTTGAAGGCCAGCGAGGCGCTGGACCACGATCTCGCTCTGGGCAAGGCGTTGGCTGCAACCCCCTCGGTGTTGGGCTACGTCTTTCAAACCCAGAACGACGGGTTGAAAAACCAGGCAGATATCCCCTTTCCCTCCGCAACCACCCGCCTCGTGCCCAGCACCACCCGGTATGAGGACATCTCCCTGCGCCGGGCCTACCGGGCCATTACCAACGTTATCTCCGTGGCCCAAGGCGAGAGCGAGGGATTTTTCAATGTGTTCCCTGATTCTGCGGGTACGGTGCGCAAGGTGCCGCTCTTCATGATGCTGGATGGCGTCCCCTACCCCTCCCTTGCCCTGGAAGTGGCGCGGATCGGCCTGGGGGAACAGGAGGCAACCATCCATATCTCACGGCAGGATAAAACAAGAGGCAGAGATATCCTCGGGATCGAGCTGGGCGCATCCTTTATCCCCACCGATGAACAGGGGCAGATCACCATCAATTTCAGGGGCCCGGGCCAGACCTACCCCTATCTTTCCGCGGCAGAGATCCTGGCAGGCACCAACCTGGAACGGGTACGGGGCAAATATGTGCTCGTCGGCACCTCAGCCGCCGGACTGCTTGACCTCAGGGCCACGCCCTTTTCCAACATCTATCCGGGGGTTGAAGTGCACGCCACCATCATCGACAACATCCTGAGCCACGACCCGTTTGTCTACGACATCTTCACCGAGATCGGCATCACCTATGCCCTGCTCCTCATCGGCGGCCTGGGCTTAAGCGCGCTCCTCGCCTATGCCACCCCCTTGGCCGGCGGCCTCGGCGGGTTGTTGCTCTTCTTGGCCGCCCTGACCGGCAACTATTTTTTCTTTTTCAGTCAGAACCAGCTCCTCGGCCTCTCCTATCCGCTCCTGACCGTCCTGGCCATTTTCCTGATGGTCACCCTGTTCAACTACTTTTTCGAAGGCCAGAAAAAACGGTTCATCAGCTCGGCCTTTGGCCACTACGTCTCCCCGCAGATCGTGCACCAGCTTCTGGAACATCCGGAAAAACTTTCCCTGCAAGGAGAGGAAAAAAACCTGACCGTGCTGTTTAGCGATATCCGGGGCTTCACCTCCATCTCCGAAAAAATGACCTCCGAAGAGCTTGGCCACTTCATGAATGAGTATCTCACGGCCATGAGCCATCTCATTTTTGAGCACAAGGGAACCGTTGACAAATTCATCGGCGACGCTATCATGGCCATTTGGGGCGCACCCATTGAAGATAGTGACCACGCCGCCAACTGTGTGCGGGCGGCCTTCCGGATGATGGCCCAACTTGACACCCTGCAAACCGACTGGCAGAAACGGGGGCTCCCCGATGTGGCTATCCGCATCGGGATCAACACCGGGGTCATGAGCGTGGGCAACTTCGGCAGCGACCAGCGCTTTGATTATACGGTCATGGGCGACAACGTCAATCTTGCCTCCCGGCTGGAAGGGGCGAACAAAACCTACGGCACCAGCATCGCCATCTCGGAATACACCAAGACTGCGCTGGGAGAAGGGTTTTACTGCCGGCTCCTCGATCTGGTCCGGGTCAAGGGTAAAGAAATCCCGGTGCGGATCTACGAACCCCTCTGCGAAGGCGAGCCGGAACCGGAGCTGAAAAAGGAAACAGAGTTATTTGCCGCGGCGCTGCACCATTACGCAAACCGCGAGTTTCAGGAGGCGGCAGAAATCATCCTCGCCCTCAACAACGCGCACCCCACACCACTCTATGCGCTTTACCTTGACCGGCTCAGCCACTTCGCGGCCAACCCGCCACCGGAAGATTGGGACGGCGCCTTCACCTTTACCACCAAATAACCGGGCATTGCCCAGACGCAAGCCCAAGGAGAACACACCATGCCGGATTCCTCACTCCACGACCTCATCATCATCGGCGGTGGCCCAGGCGGCTATACCGCAGGCATCTATGCGCAACGGGCCGCCCTGAAAACAGTCCTCATTGAAAAAGGTATCCCCGGCGGCCAGTTGAACAATACCGACGAGGTGGAGAACTGGCCCGGCACCGAAAAGATCAGCGGCGCGGACTTGGCCATCCAATTTTCCCAGCATGCCGCAGCCTATGATCTTGCGGTTTTGAACCGTGAGGTTGTTGGGATTGAACCGGGACGTAACCACCATACGATCCTCTTGGATAACGGAGAAAAACTCACAAGCCACGCAGTTATTCTTGCCACCGGCGGCAGCCCGAAAAAACTGGGAATTCCGGGGGAAGACCAAAATTATGGCCGAGGGGTTTCTTACTGCGCCGTGTGCGACGGCTTCTTTTTTCGAAACAAAACCGTGGTGGTGGTGGGCGGGGGCGACAGCGCCCTGGAGGAATCCCTCTATCTGGCCAAGCTCGCCAAACGGGTGTACATCGCCCATCGGCGGGATGCCTTCCGGGCCGGCATGATCCTGCAAAAGAGGGTGCTGCATGAAGAACGGATCACCGTGCTCTGGAACACGGTGCTGACCGAGATCCAGGCGGATGCACAGGGGGTGAATGGGGTAATCACCCGGAATACCATGGATGGCACGACCTCCGCCCTGGCCACCGATGGGGTCTTCGTCTTTATCGGCTTTGAGCCGAACAATGGACTGGTTCCGGCAGGCACCAAGATGAACGCCAACGGCTATGTGATTGCGGATGAGAAATGCGAAACCAACACCCCGGGCATCTTCGTAGTGGGCGATCTCAAGGAAAAATACGCCAAACAGATCGTCACAGCCGCGGCGGACGGCTGCACCGCAGCCCTGGCCGCGGCCCATTACGTGGAGAATAAGAAGAGCGGGGCCTGAGAAAAAAAAGCTGCTCCACCCGTGCTACAACCACACCTGCCCTGATTTATCGCCAGAGCTTCGTTTGAAAAAGTAGAGCAGCAGCACCCCGGCCACAAAGCCGCCGACATGGGCCCACCAGGCAACCCCGCCTTCGATCCCCTTACCCACCGCAATCTGCTGCGCAGCCCCTTGCAGAAACTGCATGAGAAACCAGAAGCCGATAAAAAAATAGGCCGGGATCTCCACCAGATAAAAAAGAATGAAGATCGGGATAAAGGTGAGGATCCGGGCGCGGGGATAGAGGAGAAAATAAGCGCCAAGCACCCCGGAAATAGCGCCGCTCGCCCCGATCATCGGGACCTGGGAGTGGGGGTTGGCCCAGAACTGGGCAAGGGTGGCACCCACCCCGCAGAGGAGATAAAAGAGCAGATAACGGCCATGCCCCATCCGGTCTTCCACGTTATCGCCAAAAATCCACAGCATCCAGAGATTGGAAAAAACATGGAAGAGACTGCCATGGAGAAACATGGCGCTGAATATCGGGGTATACCCGCTCAGAGAGATAACGCTTCCCGCCTGTTCGGCAGCAAAACGGACCGGGACAAAACCATGGGCGACAATAAAGGTTTCCATTTCCTGGCCGAGGCTCAGCTGGTAGACAAAGCAAAGAATATTAACGATGATCAGCCAGAGATTGACTACCGGGAAATGTCGAGAAGGAACATCATCTTTTAAGGGGAACATGCCTCAACAATTCCCTGTCATCCCTGGTCAACAGGGATTTCGTCCGGATCGGGCAGGGGCAGGATGAAGTAAAAATTATTCCCCTCTTCCGTGGCTTCATAGCCTGCCACCCCGCCATGGATCTCCACCACCTGCTTGACAAAAGCGAGGCCGTGCCCGGTTCCGGGCTCAGCCTGAACCCCTTCCCCCCGCACCCCGTCGGCAAAAACCATTTTCGCCTCGCCCTGGGAAAGATGCTCCCCGGTGGTGAAGACGTTGAATTTGACCGCCCCCTTGCCTGGGCCGAAATAATCGGCAAGCAGCTCGCGGCCATAGGCCACCGCCTTCCTCACCTTGCCGTTGCGGCCCATAATCTCACCGGTATACTTCACCGCGTTGGAAAAAAGATTGGCATACACCTGGGAAAGCAAGCCGACATCCACCCGGAGAAAGAGTTCCTCCTCCTGCATATCCTCGGGCTTTTCCACCACAATCCCCCGGGCACCGAATCTGCTCAAATAATGATCCAGCTGGGGGGAAACAATCTCTCGATCGATGGAGCATTTGCGGGGGCGCAGGACAAAACGGCCCTGGGCAAAATGATCCCGCCGAAACAGGCTCTCGAGAAAGAGGCTGTAATTGGCATGGTGCTCCAGCAACTCTCGGTGGTTTTCCAGCAGGCTCCGGTGCAGGGTGCTCACCTTGCTGATCACCAGCTCACAGCTGGCACTGGGCACACCCTGGCCCGCCTTTAACCCGGCAATGAGTTTTTCCAATTCATCGATATCGCCGATGCGGGCCTTGAGCTGATTGAAGAGATGTTTGAAATACATGTTGGGGGTGATGACATTGTGTTCGATGTCCATCACCAGGTTGTTGATGAACTGCAGATGCCTGATATTATCGTATGAGATAAGACGGTTGTGCAGATTATAGCCGATGCGGTTTACATATTTGCGGAGAAAAAAACGATCGGCCTGGGAAATTTTTCCCAGGGGATAGACCTCAAAAACCCCCATGACCTGCATATTGACCGGGAGCATCCCTTCGGACTGCGTTTGCGCGGAAGGCTTGCAATGAATCGGCACCAGGAGGGAATGCTCGCTCTCGTAGCTCTTAAAGGTCAGCCGCACATACTCCGGGGCTGCAATCGGTTTTGCCAGCAACCCGTTGCGGCTGTCACAGACAAGCAGCAGCTTTTCCTGACCCTTGTCGAAAAGATAGAGCCGACTGTGCAACCCGAGAAACTCGGAGAGGGCTGCCACGCAGACCCGATAAAAATCCTCGTTGGAGTCAAACTCCTGGGCAAGATCGAAAAAGGCACGCAAGAGATCATTCTGGACAGGGCTGAGATTATAGCTCGCGTAGCTGCGCTTCTTTTCCCTGATCCGCGACCTGATCTGCTGCAAATCCATGCATGAATGGGGTTCTTGGCTCATGATCTCCCTGAACTGCAAGCGCTTACCGCATATTTTCTGCTTCCAGAAAATATCCTATCACATGGACCGGCACAGACAAAAAACTAATTCCGGTCAACCAGCACGATTTCATCGGCTCCGCTTTTTTCAGCCAACCGCACATGAATATGCTCATCAACCTTGACCGGGATGTCCATCCCCACATAGTCGGGCTGGATCGGCAACTCCCGCCCGCCCCGATCAACCAAGACGGCCAACTGGATGCGAAGCGGCCGACCGATATCCATCAGGGCATCCATGGCGGCCCGAATGGTGCGGCCGGTGAAGATGACATCATCGACCAGAACAACCACCATCTCCTCCATGGGAAAGGATATGCTGGTTTTCTTGACAATGGGATTCTGGCTGGCCAGGCTCCAGTCATCCCGATAGAGCGTGATATCCAGGGTGCCGGTGGGCAACTCGATCTTCTCCCGGTCCTGAATCAACTTCTGGATCCTATCGGCGAGAAAGACTCCGCCGGTATGGATGCCGATTATGGCCAGATTGGCAACGCCGTGGTTGTTTTCCACGATCTGCAGGGCAATCCGGTGCAAGGACCGGTCTATATCCTCCGCCGTCATGATCCGTTTTTCCATCTTTTTTCCTCCAGGATTTAGGAACAACCACTGCCGGGTTACGGCCAGAACGAATCGATACCCCGGGCCACCACCGTGTTGATCGCCTCGGGATAGGCCTCGCATTCTGCGGCAAAAACCTTATGGGCGATATCGTCAGGGGTGTCGCTCTCTTCAAGCGGCACACACCGCTGGACCACAATCGGCCCCTCGTCATACACCTCGTTGGCAAAGTGCACCGTACAACCGCTGACCTTCACCCCCCGCGCCTTTGCGGCCCGATGCACCCGCATGCCATACATCCCCGCCCCGCAAAAGGACGGGATCAAAGAAGGGTGGATGTTGAGTACCGCCCGCCGCAGACGGGGCGGGGGTGCATAGAGCTTCAGATACCCGGCCAGCAGCACCAGCTCGATCCCGTACTGCTCAAGAATAGCGTTGATGGCAGCATTGTCCTTGGCGTGGAAGGCCGGGTAGCCATATTTTCTCGCCTTGTCCAAGCCGAGGGCATCCGGCAGGTTGGAGAGCACCACCTCAATACTTCCCTGCATGGTCCCGGCCGCAATCCGTTCGTGAAAATTGTCGAGGGTCCTGCCGGAGCCGGAGAGCAATACCGCCATCTTCATTGCTGCCACCTACTTGAAATAAGGATTGCTGTCGACATCCACGCTCTTCAGCCATTTGACGATGGTGGTGTCATAGGTGCTGGTCAGGGCAAAGACCTTTACCGCCAGGCGGAAACGGGTCTTGAGGGTGGTGTTGCCGGTGGCCTTGATCTCGGCCAGCACCTGCGGGTAATCAGCCGGATCAACGATCACCGTGACATCCTGAAAATTCTTGGCACTGGAGCGCAGCATGGTGGGCCCGCCGATATCGATGTTTTCAATGGCATCCCCCAGGGTACAGTCTGGGTTAGCCACGGTTTTCTCAAAGGCGTAAAGATTCACCGCCACCAGATCGATGGCCTGCAAGCCATGCTCCTGCATCTGGCGCAGATGGTCGGGATTGGACTTCTGGGCGAGAATGCCGCCGTGTACCTTGGGGTGCAGGGTCTTGACCCGGCCGTCGAGCATCTCAGGAAAGCCGGTGAATTCGGAAACGTCCTTCACCTTGATGCCGTTGTCCCGCATCTTCTTGGCGGTGCCGCCGGTGGAGAGGATCTCGATCCCAAGCTGCTCCAGTTCGCGGGCAAATCCCTCGATCCCGGATTTATCCGTGAGACTGATCAGCGCTCTTTCTATCTTTTTCATGCCTTCCTCCTGAATCCTGGATATCATCTCAAAAAATTTCGTTCTCTACCGCAACCTTAGAAAAAACACTGTAACGTAAAGAGGCCCAGACGCAAAGCAAACAGATAGCCGGAGACAAAAAAGCCTCCGTGCTCTTCTCCGGCAAAATCCTGCGCCTTCCCCCTACTGCTCTTTTTTGATAAACCTCCTGATCAAGCGCCTATCCCGCTTGCCAGGCCGACCCGGCGGAGCCGCGCCAACCACGCGCAACAGACGTTGCGCCTCCCTGGCCTGGGCGCGGGCCGCAATGCTCTCCGGGGTCTCCTCGTAGAGCAGTTGTGCCTCCGGGGCACCCCGCCGCTGGCTGCTGAGCGCCCGGACAACTATGGCGAATTCGTCCTGATCCTTCTGGATCCGCACAGCATCGCCCACCGCCAGCAAACGGGAAGGCTTTACCCGCAAGCCCCCCACCTGAACCTTGCCCCCGGCCACGGCCTGGGAGGCTAAGGCGCGGGTCTTGAAAAAACGGGCGGCCCACAGCCATTTATCGAGGCGGACCTGACTCTCCTCACTCATTGTTCTTGGTGCCTCCTCCCGCTCTCTTTCCAGCCTAGCACAGTTCACATCCCAGGGCCAAGTGCCATCAAAGGGGATCCCTTAACCCCGTTTACCGCTTTCCGCAGGGATGTAAATAGTGTATATATCTTCCCACCATGAAGCTCAATACCGTCGGCATAAAAGATATCAGGTATCCGGTGCGGGTGCGCGAAAAATCCGGAGGCATGCAGGAGACCGTGGCCAGCATCAGCCTCCAGGTTAGCCTGCCGCGCCAGTACCGGGAATCCTGCGTTTCCACCTTCATCAAGGTTTTGAACACCTACCAGGATGAGATGAGCAACCGGATCTTCAGGAACCTTTTGGCCGAGGTGAAGGAAGAGTTGCGGGCTGAATCGGCCCATGTGGAAATGACCTTCCCCTATTTTCTGGAAAAAAAGGCGCCGACCACCGGCACCGCAGGCCTCATGGAATATACCTGCCGCTTCACCGGCGGCATCGGCAAGGATGAAGACTTCGTCCTCTCGGTCTGGGTGCCGGTGACCACCTTATGTCCCTGCTCCAGAGAGATCAGCGAGTGCGGCGCCCACAACCAGCGGGGCGAGGTGAACCTCACCGTCAAATACTCAGGCTTTATCTGGATGGAAGAGCTCATCGTCATGGCCGAGGCGGGCGGGTCCTGCGAGGTGTATTCCCTGCTG
Proteins encoded in this window:
- a CDS encoding porin family protein; amino-acid sequence: MTQFNFIAVILIALHLFLGQAVAAEGTSTPFSLGKQYVDQGRFEEAYSELHKAFRLDPGNPELNFLLGRAAFETGRYEEAVMAYERVLIADPEASRVKLELARTHLKLGTRELAKQYFKEVLATNPPQQVWKNIEKFLASIEASERKHFVNGTFTFGHAWDSNARSAPVSSQISAGLFEFQLTGASATPESDQINNTTLVLNHVYKNEEYPFLWKTAATSYNALYQSLHDLDVNYLGLATGPVFQKDNYIWDIQALGSGVDVEHDRYQSAYGASSSLTVFFSEKMMGAFAAKAEEKNNYVDPERDAVNLLISAGPILLIGDNRLSLLFSKERESAENKVNSYDRFGWKLRYDHPLPNDFAAFAGLGYTSTDYDTRHPFFFTYRRDDVQELNGGVSRLLWQDKASSQALIMQLGHTYTYSESNIGLYTYRKNVTELSLTVSF
- a CDS encoding FecR domain-containing protein — translated: MQKSAALPQILLLSLLCLVAPLSSVVNATPQTVATVVALRGTVVAQDKSGADRNLSIKSDIFQEDVLKTGKNAKLQIMFTDNSIISLGRNSEMKIAEYRYQPGQKDGALKTQVKEGTFRVMGGALAKEAPQNFKTVTPTATIGIRGSMYAFKSTRESLSVLFQGGKGIEIFNDQGKVTITTPGFGTKVVLNTAPAKPAKFTEQELNDLNKQLNGNGTNGDNGDQAAASEKGGEEQQPAADAPPAEGEPEATPAPEPAPEPAPAPEPAPLPPPPVPQPVPVPDPRDLEWTFPTPPPPPSDGIFTFSGGLGGTSTKSDGSTETFSNSLQMGVNWYNHKIFGIAYDDTVEKNKPVFFFGTVNGTTISDLKIFGSDEGGSYPSSDAAFISGSGSGLFSGTAYDFFSFNATGNSYLTKGTPTQPVQDSWIVAGGGQQVAGAMVPTAPKGTEIWSGFVVASSEDMNNRPVGRHLIYNTNPNSFTMNINKDAGTILGTLTTDVNVGGGYNISGMTVGSSYGSVYLNDQYLAALLGGSNLAVKEYGNYMVVEDPARQLSTHFTWGYWEVAYEESSLQRQIRVPESMWLAGKPSTNSVINGSFSGTYSGKAYGTMINIADTTQISQISGSMNLTANFTSTPSITGSLAFTNGTTLSISGGAYSADASTNRFNAILTGGTIQGAFYGTNAEAVGGNFYSSTGGNQYLGIFGGNK
- the trxB gene encoding thioredoxin-disulfide reductase, translated to MPDSSLHDLIIIGGGPGGYTAGIYAQRAALKTVLIEKGIPGGQLNNTDEVENWPGTEKISGADLAIQFSQHAAAYDLAVLNREVVGIEPGRNHHTILLDNGEKLTSHAVILATGGSPKKLGIPGEDQNYGRGVSYCAVCDGFFFRNKTVVVVGGGDSALEESLYLAKLAKRVYIAHRRDAFRAGMILQKRVLHEERITVLWNTVLTEIQADAQGVNGVITRNTMDGTTSALATDGVFVFIGFEPNNGLVPAGTKMNANGYVIADEKCETNTPGIFVVGDLKEKYAKQIVTAAADGCTAALAAAHYVENKKSGA
- a CDS encoding transferrin-binding protein-like solute binding protein, which gives rise to MKINTSLPIIIAFLILSCLTGAVSSAYAESLAVATVVALRGTVVAQNKSGTERPLSMKSQIFQEDLLKTDKNGQLQILFSDKSIITLGRESEMKIAEYHWQPGQKESVLKTQVKEGTFRVMGGAMAKDAPQNFKTETPTATIGIRGSMYAFRSTVQQLSVVFQGGRGIDIFNDLGRVAITTPGFGTHVMLNTPPAPPSRFTEQELKRLNQQLNGNGDSSGNGGGGNLNSFTAPLTVPPPPQLPPTNELPGAPATPFALSTNAVINTSFVGTYTGGIDANYTDNNVVTPLTGTFNLTANFASQSITGDINLNHIDHTAFDNYGISGVSITSTPTSNSFTGSVVSSSESIIGSFTGAFYGPAAEVVKGGFSGSENGVTVNGTFGGNRTTTLIQ
- a CDS encoding CHASE2 domain-containing protein, which translates into the protein MTIPARLKAFFTLSPFKVGCLVTLAAVLLFASFGQQKPEILQTLDNRLTDTMFRYRGTVTPSQPIVIVDIDEKSLRSIGQWPWPRQIVAKMVHNLGAGGAKVVGLDIVFAESDRTSPKNFIEEMQQLLPTQLPQETLNELKASEALDHDLALGKALAATPSVLGYVFQTQNDGLKNQADIPFPSATTRLVPSTTRYEDISLRRAYRAITNVISVAQGESEGFFNVFPDSAGTVRKVPLFMMLDGVPYPSLALEVARIGLGEQEATIHISRQDKTRGRDILGIELGASFIPTDEQGQITINFRGPGQTYPYLSAAEILAGTNLERVRGKYVLVGTSAAGLLDLRATPFSNIYPGVEVHATIIDNILSHDPFVYDIFTEIGITYALLLIGGLGLSALLAYATPLAGGLGGLLLFLAALTGNYFFFFSQNQLLGLSYPLLTVLAIFLMVTLFNYFFEGQKKRFISSAFGHYVSPQIVHQLLEHPEKLSLQGEEKNLTVLFSDIRGFTSISEKMTSEELGHFMNEYLTAMSHLIFEHKGTVDKFIGDAIMAIWGAPIEDSDHAANCVRAAFRMMAQLDTLQTDWQKRGLPDVAIRIGINTGVMSVGNFGSDQRFDYTVMGDNVNLASRLEGANKTYGTSIAISEYTKTALGEGFYCRLLDLVRVKGKEIPVRIYEPLCEGEPEPELKKETELFAAALHHYANREFQEAAEIILALNNAHPTPLYALYLDRLSHFAANPPPEDWDGAFTFTTK